Proteins encoded in a region of the Anguilla anguilla isolate fAngAng1 chromosome 10, fAngAng1.pri, whole genome shotgun sequence genome:
- the p2rx2 gene encoding P2X purinoceptor 2 produces MGFQICLTEFFLGFCNYETPMKIVVKNTTLGIIYRGVQFLVMTYFLWYVFISQKAYQEIETRPESSVYTEMRGVGLLNDSVKDEVEYVRPSEGGDVISAILRREVTHDQVQGVCPEDISLPSARCGKDSDCVAGEVDFDGNGPRTGRCVPYYNQSIRKTCEIKSWCPIEKFAAVREPPLLVAENFTVFIKNSIHFPKFKVLRTNLLKKRRYLNKCTYDEKHLDCPNFRLGYIADQSGVKFSELCDTGGIIGVFINWKCDFDLDPSECKPIYSFRRLNVYKNSPDSGYNYMYAKFYSRDGQESRTLIRAYGIRLDIIVHGEAGKFAIIPTIINMVAAISSVGICSMICDWVLLTFIDKNEIYSQKMFDEISQDKIEGTIPTTATELTITTYGSTHSDLSDGVPL; encoded by the exons atgggATTTCAAATTTGCCTCACCGAATTTTTTCTTGGCTTCTGCAACTATGAGACGCCAATGAAAATAGTTGTTAAAAACACAACCCTTGGAATCATTTATAGAGGGGTACAGTTTCTGGTGATGACTTATTTCTTATG GTATGTCTTCATTAGCCAGAAGGCCTACCAAGAGATTGAGACCCGGCCTGAGAGCTCAGTCTACACCGAGATGAGGGGTGTAGGACTGCTGAATGACTCAGTGAAGGATGAGGTGGAGTACGTCAGACCATCAGAG ggtggtgatgtcatcagcgCCATCCTACGCAGAGAGGTGACGCACGACCAGGTACAGGGGGTGTGCCCAGAG gatATATCTCTTCCCAGTGCCAGATGTGGCAAGGACTCCGACTGCGTTGCAGGAGAGGTTGACTTCGACGGCAACG gCCCGAGAACGGGGCGCTGCGTGCCCTATTACAACCAGTCCATCCGCAAGACCTGTGAGATCAAGTCCTGGTGTCCCATCGAGAAATTTGCAGCTGTCCG GGAGCCGCCGCTGCTGGTAGCTGAGAACTTCACCGTCTTCATCAAGAACTCCATCCACTTTCCCAAATTCAAAGTGCTGAG aacaAACCTCCTGAAGAAGAGGAGATATTTGAACAAGTGTACCTACGATGAGAAGCATCTCGACTGTCCTAACTTCCGGCTAGGATACATTGCGGACCAGTCCGGGGTAAAATTCAGTGAACTGTGCGACACG GGAGGGATCATCGGCGTCTTCATCAACTGGAAATGCGACTTCGACCTGGACCCGTCCGAATGCAAGCCCATCTACTCTTTCCGACGGCTCAACGTGTACAAGAACTCTCCGGACTCCGGCTACAATTACAT GTATGCCAAGTTTTATAGCAGGGATGGACAAGAGTCTCGGACCCTTATCAGAGCGTATGGGATTCGCCTGGATATCATTGTCCATGGAGAG GCTGGGAAATTTGCTATCATTCCGACCATCATCAACATGGTGGCAGCCATATCATCCGTGGGAATT tgCTCTATGATTTGTGACTGGGTCCTGCTGACCTTCATTGACAAGAATGAGATCTACAGTCAGAAGATGTTTGATGAA ATTTCTCAAGACAAAATCGAGGGGACCATTCCGACGACGGCGACCGAGCTCACCATCACGACCTATGGCTCCACCCATTCGGACCTGTCTGATGGCGTGCCACTTtga